Proteins encoded by one window of Brevibacterium atlanticum:
- a CDS encoding MDR family MFS transporter yields the protein MSAAPPTAEKAPIVLTKRTIILIFSALMAAMFLATLDQTIVSTAMPTIVGELDGVEHQAWLVTIYLLAMTIVMPLYGKFGDMWGRKIIFLVAIAIFVVGSFGSGMAQNFWELIAWRGFQGLGGGGLMILSQAIIADIIPASERGKYMGPLGGLFAISSVLGPVLGGFFTQHMDWRWCFWINVPIGIIAFLIALFALRLPSHRSDQKVDVLGIVLMVATTSQLILVTSWGGHDYDWNSPTIISLIIGTIVAGVLFVFAESKVSNPIIPIHLFRNPTFVLSTTIGLLLGLGMFSAMAFLPTFLQMAGGTDVTGSGLLMLPMMAGVMLTSIVSGIIVSKTGKYKIYPLAGTLIAGSALAWMTTMTADTSMVLIGTMIFTMGFGLGLVMQIIVLVIQNSVDPKLVGTATSTNNYFREIGASVGTALFGSIFTTRLSDKIAEAMHGLPSDAANAAAGAPSTDSLTPESVADLPGPIHDLVVGAYADALAPSFWYMVPVFLVAFVLAWFLPQLKLSDVAGMVARGEAVYGEDMGGHAAEAEAAPGEPRLSTISVAEGAQPDLGTDTATIHRAEVSTSEVSGTGTTAQAKGLWLDPTKEQYRLK from the coding sequence ATGAGTGCTGCACCACCGACGGCCGAAAAGGCCCCGATCGTCCTCACGAAACGGACGATCATCCTCATCTTCTCCGCGCTCATGGCCGCGATGTTCCTCGCGACCCTCGATCAGACGATCGTGTCCACGGCGATGCCGACGATCGTCGGCGAACTCGACGGCGTCGAGCACCAGGCATGGCTGGTCACGATCTATCTGCTGGCGATGACCATCGTCATGCCCCTCTACGGCAAGTTCGGCGATATGTGGGGCCGGAAGATCATCTTCCTCGTCGCTATCGCGATCTTCGTCGTCGGCTCGTTCGGCTCGGGCATGGCGCAGAACTTCTGGGAGCTCATCGCCTGGCGCGGCTTCCAGGGTCTCGGCGGCGGCGGACTCATGATCCTGTCCCAGGCGATCATCGCCGACATCATCCCCGCCAGCGAACGCGGAAAGTACATGGGTCCGCTCGGCGGCCTGTTCGCGATCTCGAGCGTGCTCGGACCCGTCCTCGGCGGGTTCTTCACCCAGCACATGGACTGGCGCTGGTGCTTCTGGATCAACGTGCCGATCGGCATCATCGCCTTCCTCATCGCGCTCTTCGCGCTCAGGCTGCCGAGCCATCGCTCGGATCAGAAGGTCGACGTCCTCGGCATCGTCCTCATGGTCGCTACGACCTCGCAGCTCATCCTCGTCACCAGCTGGGGCGGCCACGACTACGACTGGAACTCACCGACGATCATCAGCCTCATCATCGGCACCATCGTCGCAGGTGTGCTCTTCGTCTTCGCCGAGTCCAAGGTGTCGAACCCGATCATCCCGATCCACCTGTTCCGCAATCCGACGTTCGTCCTCTCGACGACCATCGGCCTGCTGCTGGGGCTGGGCATGTTCTCCGCGATGGCGTTCCTGCCGACCTTCCTGCAGATGGCCGGGGGCACCGACGTCACCGGATCGGGGCTGCTCATGCTGCCGATGATGGCCGGTGTCATGCTCACCTCTATCGTCTCGGGCATCATCGTGTCGAAGACGGGCAAGTACAAGATCTACCCGCTCGCTGGCACCCTCATCGCCGGTTCCGCGCTGGCGTGGATGACGACGATGACCGCGGACACCTCGATGGTCCTCATCGGCACCATGATCTTCACGATGGGCTTCGGTCTCGGCCTGGTCATGCAGATCATCGTCCTCGTCATCCAGAACTCGGTGGATCCGAAGCTCGTCGGCACGGCCACCTCGACGAACAACTACTTCCGCGAGATCGGCGCTTCGGTCGGCACCGCCCTGTTCGGGTCGATCTTCACCACGCGCCTGTCGGACAAGATCGCCGAGGCGATGCACGGTCTGCCCTCGGACGCGGCGAATGCCGCCGCCGGAGCGCCGTCGACCGATTCGCTCACGCCCGAATCGGTGGCGGACCTGCCGGGTCCGATCCACGACCTCGTGGTGGGGGCCTACGCCGATGCCCTGGCACCGTCGTTCTGGTACATGGTCCCGGTCTTCCTCGTCGCCTTCGTCCTCGCCTGGTTCCTCCCGCAGCTCAAGCTCTCCGACGTCGCCGGCATGGTGGCCCGCGGTGAAGCCGTCTACGGAGAGGACATGGGCGGGCACGCCGCCGAGGCCGAGGCGGCCCCGGGCGAGCCGCGCCTGTCCACGATCTCCGTGGCCGAGGGAGCACAGCCGGACCTCGGTACCGATACAGCCACGATCCACCGTGCCGAAGTCAGCACGTCCGAGGTCAGCGGCACCGGTACGACCGCGCAGGCGAAGGGTCTGTGGCTCGATCCGACCAAGGAACAGTACCGGCTGAAGTGA
- a CDS encoding acyl-CoA carboxylase subunit beta has translation MTDTPRTTAERIDAFTERRDAAHTGNQRSVDNQHNRGKQTARERIDALLDADSFQEIDEFARHHNHQFGMENNRPDGDGVVCGLGTIEGKTVAVFAHDFTVLGGSLAEANGRKIVKVQKLALKLGCPIIGINDSGGARIQEGVGSIALFAEIFRLNVASSGVIPQISLIMGPSAGGAVYSPALTDVTIMVDQISHMYITGPDVIKTVTGETVGHEELGGGRTNNTVSGNAHYLASDEEDAVNYVRDLLSFLPQNNLDPADADEFESDLSLSPEDEALDTLMPDSPSQPYDILDVVTTILDDGEFLQVSELFAPNVVTGFGRVEGVSVGVIANQPMQLAGTLDIDASEKAARFVRLCDAFNIPILTFVDVPGFLPGTDQEYGGIIRRGAKLIYAYGEATVPLVTLITRKAYGGAYCVMGSKQLGADINLAWPSAQIAVMGAQGAANIVYRRTLKAAEEAGEDVEAKRSELIQDYEDALLNPYLAAEEGYIDAVIKPSESRNRIVRALRALKNKHVDAPARKHGNIPL, from the coding sequence ATGACGGATACTCCACGGACTACAGCCGAGCGCATCGACGCTTTCACCGAGCGCCGGGACGCGGCCCACACCGGCAACCAGCGCTCGGTGGACAATCAGCACAACCGCGGCAAGCAGACCGCCCGTGAACGCATCGATGCTCTCCTCGACGCCGACTCCTTCCAGGAGATCGACGAGTTCGCCCGCCACCACAACCACCAGTTCGGAATGGAGAACAACCGCCCCGACGGTGACGGAGTGGTCTGCGGTCTGGGCACGATCGAAGGCAAGACCGTCGCCGTCTTCGCTCACGACTTCACCGTCCTCGGCGGATCCCTGGCCGAGGCGAACGGTCGCAAGATCGTCAAGGTCCAGAAGCTCGCACTCAAGCTCGGCTGCCCGATCATCGGCATCAACGACTCCGGCGGCGCCCGCATCCAGGAAGGCGTGGGATCGATCGCACTGTTCGCCGAGATCTTCCGCCTCAACGTCGCCTCCTCCGGCGTGATCCCGCAGATCTCGCTGATCATGGGACCCTCGGCCGGCGGTGCGGTCTACTCCCCTGCGCTGACCGACGTCACGATCATGGTCGACCAGATCAGCCACATGTACATCACCGGCCCCGACGTCATCAAGACCGTCACCGGCGAAACCGTCGGGCATGAGGAACTCGGCGGCGGACGGACGAACAACACGGTCTCCGGCAACGCCCACTACCTCGCCAGCGACGAGGAGGACGCGGTCAACTATGTGCGCGACCTGCTCTCCTTCCTGCCCCAGAACAACCTCGACCCGGCCGACGCCGACGAATTCGAATCCGATCTGTCGCTGAGCCCGGAGGACGAGGCGCTGGACACACTCATGCCGGACTCGCCCTCACAGCCCTACGACATCCTCGACGTCGTCACCACGATCCTCGACGACGGTGAGTTCCTGCAGGTCTCCGAGCTCTTCGCGCCGAACGTCGTCACCGGTTTCGGCCGTGTCGAAGGGGTGAGCGTCGGAGTCATCGCCAACCAGCCGATGCAGCTGGCCGGCACACTCGACATCGACGCCTCGGAGAAGGCGGCTCGCTTCGTCCGCCTCTGCGATGCCTTCAACATCCCGATCCTCACCTTCGTCGACGTGCCCGGCTTCCTCCCCGGAACCGACCAGGAGTACGGCGGCATCATCCGCCGCGGGGCGAAGCTCATCTACGCCTACGGGGAAGCGACCGTCCCGCTGGTCACGCTCATCACCCGCAAGGCCTACGGCGGCGCGTACTGTGTGATGGGCTCGAAGCAGCTCGGCGCGGACATCAACCTCGCCTGGCCGAGCGCGCAGATCGCGGTGATGGGAGCCCAGGGCGCGGCGAACATCGTCTACCGTCGCACACTCAAGGCCGCTGAGGAGGCCGGCGAGGATGTCGAAGCCAAGCGCAGCGAGCTCATCCAGGACTACGAGGATGCTCTGCTCAACCCGTACCTCGCGGCCGAAGAGGGCTACATCGACGCGGTCATCAAGCCCAGCGAGTCCCGCAACCGGATCGTCCGCGCTCTGCGTGCCCTGAAGAACAAGCACGTTGACGCGCCCGCGCGCAAGCACGGTAACATCCCCCTATGA
- a CDS encoding biotin--[acetyl-CoA-carboxylase] ligase — MNSQHNPLLVDSTSVIRAAADRGISIPRLIWDDTCSSTNDELASLVREQVAGGGTPAEFTIRGTDFQSSGHGRLGRAWTVPIRRSLTWSILLTPPPGFSRWGWIPLIAGEAVRSAVAEAGVPAVTKWPNDVLTTDGKKLCGILARVEPLPQGPQIVLGMGLNTRLEPDDLPRADASSLAIETDVDGSEIDHEALLVSILSTLIPCYRELTEYGETDFRDSPTSHRVREHMVTLGTQVRVEKPDGSELIGTATGLDSGADLIIDDRVSVSAGDVHHLRRVSVPPGAVPHGTVPPGTVTQSTVRPGPDGGER, encoded by the coding sequence GTGAACAGCCAACACAATCCTCTGCTCGTCGATTCGACCTCGGTGATCCGCGCAGCTGCGGACCGCGGAATTTCGATCCCGCGTCTGATCTGGGACGATACCTGCTCGTCTACGAACGACGAATTGGCTTCGCTGGTCCGCGAGCAGGTCGCCGGCGGCGGGACCCCGGCTGAGTTCACCATCCGCGGCACTGATTTCCAGAGCTCCGGTCACGGCCGGCTGGGCCGGGCCTGGACGGTCCCCATCCGACGCTCCCTGACCTGGTCGATCCTGCTCACCCCGCCGCCCGGATTCTCGCGCTGGGGGTGGATCCCGCTCATCGCCGGTGAGGCCGTGCGCTCCGCCGTCGCCGAGGCGGGGGTGCCCGCCGTGACCAAGTGGCCCAACGATGTCCTCACCACCGATGGGAAGAAGCTGTGCGGGATCCTCGCACGTGTCGAACCGCTGCCTCAGGGGCCGCAGATCGTCCTGGGGATGGGACTGAACACCAGGCTGGAGCCGGATGACCTGCCTCGGGCCGACGCGAGCTCGCTGGCCATCGAGACCGATGTGGACGGTTCAGAGATTGATCATGAAGCATTGCTAGTCTCCATCCTGAGCACACTGATTCCCTGCTACAGAGAGCTGACGGAATATGGCGAGACGGATTTCCGGGACAGCCCCACCTCCCACCGGGTGCGTGAGCACATGGTGACGCTGGGGACGCAGGTGAGAGTGGAGAAGCCCGACGGTTCGGAGCTCATCGGCACCGCCACCGGACTCGACTCCGGAGCCGACCTCATCATCGATGACCGGGTATCCGTCAGCGCCGGAGACGTCCATCATCTACGTCGCGTCTCCGTCCCACCCGGTGCCGTCCCGCATGGCACTGTCCCACCCGGCACCGTCACGCAAAGCACCGTCCGGCCCGGTCCCGACGGAGGTGAGCGATGA
- a CDS encoding adenylate/guanylate cyclase domain-containing protein produces the protein MMPIDDAAGKDGTTVDDTAASAIAEVDDTDDVSPEASSAMAAQTAVPSAAQAYSTAQASSAAQARSAAPSHSAVFDASVPDEDAETADVSEDAEIIDADEDIDMLTPDDPASDSVTDDPASDTVADGTTSDGPAPDEPVSDGSGADTDTDDSFPDAEDFFGGLREDPRTSAIPIVNTDTDDAEAAEDDGPDFDDTIYETRTAAERLEEILLDGKRVLDRREAAKLGGISTVSARKMWRALGMSQAKETDKAYTVSDAHALRIWAKPVADGLIDQTTALSLARAIGQTTDRLVVWQMETLVEFLTEEKGLTDPEARRDALQVVEDMIDPLQKMLTYSWRRNLADVMGRLNVNVSDGLAMDNRQGWYDSSMPLARAVGFIDLVSFTRLSQQMEPRQLADMVQEFQGMAYNIVATGGGRVIKTVGDEVFFAASTPLAGAEIAMTLMERVTAAEDLPQARVGFVWGRVLSRLGDIFGSSVNLAARLTAVAEPGTIFTDEETARVLSASDDYVFEPRQSISLHGLGETSVGEMKRGTATRMRLDLDDDTEA, from the coding sequence ATGATGCCGATCGACGACGCCGCCGGCAAGGACGGCACCACTGTGGACGACACCGCCGCATCCGCCATCGCCGAGGTGGACGACACCGATGACGTGAGCCCAGAGGCGTCCTCGGCGATGGCTGCGCAGACCGCGGTCCCTTCGGCCGCACAGGCCTACTCGACAGCACAGGCATCCTCGGCAGCACAGGCCCGTTCTGCAGCACCCTCGCACTCGGCGGTCTTCGACGCCTCCGTACCCGACGAGGACGCCGAAACCGCCGACGTCAGCGAGGACGCCGAAATCATCGACGCCGACGAGGACATCGACATGCTCACGCCCGATGACCCGGCGTCGGACAGCGTCACCGACGATCCTGCATCCGACACCGTCGCCGACGGCACCACGTCCGACGGTCCCGCGCCCGATGAACCTGTGTCTGACGGCTCTGGGGCCGACACCGACACCGACGACTCTTTCCCCGACGCCGAGGACTTCTTCGGAGGACTGCGCGAGGACCCGCGAACCTCGGCGATTCCCATCGTCAACACCGATACCGACGACGCCGAGGCGGCTGAGGACGATGGCCCCGACTTCGACGACACGATCTACGAGACGCGCACCGCGGCCGAACGCCTCGAGGAGATCCTCCTCGACGGCAAACGCGTCCTCGACCGTCGGGAAGCAGCCAAACTCGGAGGCATCTCCACCGTCTCGGCGCGCAAGATGTGGCGCGCACTGGGCATGTCCCAAGCCAAGGAGACGGACAAGGCCTACACCGTCAGCGACGCCCACGCCCTGCGGATCTGGGCGAAGCCCGTCGCCGACGGACTCATCGACCAGACCACCGCGCTGTCTCTGGCCCGCGCGATCGGACAGACCACCGACCGCCTCGTCGTCTGGCAGATGGAGACCCTCGTCGAGTTCCTCACCGAGGAGAAGGGACTGACCGACCCGGAGGCCCGGCGCGACGCCCTGCAGGTCGTCGAGGACATGATCGACCCGCTGCAGAAGATGCTCACCTACTCGTGGCGACGCAACCTCGCCGACGTCATGGGCCGTCTCAACGTCAACGTCTCCGACGGACTGGCCATGGACAACCGGCAGGGCTGGTATGACTCCTCGATGCCGCTGGCCCGCGCGGTCGGATTCATCGACCTCGTCTCCTTCACGCGTCTGTCCCAGCAGATGGAGCCCCGGCAGCTGGCGGACATGGTCCAGGAGTTCCAAGGCATGGCCTACAACATCGTCGCCACCGGAGGCGGCCGCGTCATCAAGACCGTCGGCGATGAAGTCTTCTTCGCCGCCTCCACGCCCTTGGCCGGAGCCGAGATCGCCATGACGCTGATGGAACGCGTCACCGCGGCCGAAGACCTGCCCCAGGCCCGAGTCGGCTTCGTGTGGGGACGGGTGCTCTCACGCCTGGGCGACATCTTCGGCTCGAGCGTCAACCTCGCCGCGCGTCTGACCGCCGTCGCCGAGCCGGGCACGATCTTCACCGACGAGGAGACCGCACGTGTGCTCTCGGCCTCCGACGACTACGTCTTCGAACCGCGACAGTCGATCTCGCTGCACGGGCTGGGAGAGACCTCGGTGGGGGAGATGAAGCGCGGCACCGCGACACGGATGCGCCTCGACCTCGACGACGACACCGAGGCCTGA
- a CDS encoding DNA gyrase/topoisomerase IV subunit A — protein MPEGRVIEVDVSSEMESSFLEYAVSVIHSRALPDARDGLKPVQRRIVYQMGDMGLRPDRGHVKSSRIVGDVMGKLHPHGDTAIYDALVRLSQGFIMRVPLVDGHGNFGSLDDGPAAPRYTEARLTTASMQMIAGLDEDVVDFVPNYDNTLTQPEVLPSAFPNLLINGASGIAVGMATNMAPHNPGEVIAACAHLIRNPDAGLSELMRFIPGPDLPTGGRIIGLDGVREAYETGRGTFRTRATVSIENISARRKGIVVTELPYLVGPEKVVSKVKDAVGAKKLSGIASIDDYSDRKNGMRLVIGIKNGFNPEAVLAELYRQTPLEESFSINNVCLVEGQPRTLGLRELLMVYLSHRIDVVRRRTVFQLRKAKDRLHLVEGLLIAILDIDEVIQLIRSSDDAATARTRLMDVFELSELQATYILDLQLRRLTKFSRLELEAERDELKKRIDYLESLLADEAKLRELVAAELEATAEVIGSPRRTVLIEGSMKELSAKGKKAPTNLKIADSPCRVLLSTSGRIARTSDAAPLAREGRRSSHDALRSEIVTTTQGKVGAVTTTGRLHMVDVVDLPALPPAAARPNVAGGVKIAEYAALEKNEKILGLIDLDREFVLGTAQGVVKRVSVAGRPNKNEWEAITLKGKDAVIGVAQPEDIDDSLAVFVTSNAQLLAFDAAGLRAQGWNASGVAGIKVAAEAQVIFFGMTPKAAKTDEDGDADAGLGSFAVVTVASGENFYGAPSSSIKVSEFSEFPTKGRATSGVRAHRFLKGESELSLAWVGDSPQAAAAGGGARTLPAELSRRDGTGSPLESKIDVIGTLPRLGGAEAVDHSAVPGAPPDDAGAAGGIGGSDDGPGAQTPSKRTPADTGKRGQQGLATSFDGLEPDLDEAKDEIARSKFDDEDAVIVSHDHDDGDDDSALF, from the coding sequence ATGCCCGAAGGCAGAGTCATCGAAGTCGACGTCTCCTCAGAGATGGAGAGTTCGTTCCTCGAATATGCGGTCTCGGTCATCCACTCCCGCGCACTGCCCGATGCCAGGGACGGCCTCAAACCCGTCCAGCGTCGCATCGTCTACCAGATGGGCGATATGGGGCTGCGCCCCGACCGCGGACATGTGAAGTCCTCGCGCATCGTCGGCGATGTCATGGGCAAGCTCCACCCCCACGGCGACACCGCGATCTACGACGCCCTCGTGCGCCTCAGCCAGGGCTTCATCATGCGTGTGCCCCTGGTCGACGGCCACGGCAACTTCGGCTCCCTCGACGACGGTCCTGCGGCCCCGCGCTACACCGAGGCCCGACTGACCACCGCATCGATGCAGATGATCGCCGGGCTCGACGAAGACGTCGTCGACTTCGTGCCGAACTACGACAACACGCTCACTCAGCCCGAGGTCCTGCCCAGCGCCTTCCCGAATCTGCTCATCAACGGCGCCTCGGGCATCGCCGTCGGCATGGCCACGAACATGGCCCCGCACAATCCCGGCGAAGTCATCGCCGCCTGCGCCCACCTCATCCGCAATCCGGACGCCGGACTCTCGGAGCTCATGCGTTTCATCCCCGGCCCGGATCTGCCCACCGGCGGGCGGATCATCGGCCTCGACGGCGTGCGCGAAGCCTATGAGACCGGTCGCGGCACCTTCCGCACCAGAGCCACCGTGTCGATCGAGAACATCAGCGCCCGCCGCAAGGGAATCGTCGTCACCGAGCTGCCCTACCTCGTGGGACCGGAGAAGGTCGTGTCGAAGGTCAAGGACGCGGTCGGGGCGAAGAAGCTGTCCGGAATCGCCTCGATCGATGACTATTCGGATCGCAAGAACGGCATGCGTCTGGTCATCGGGATCAAGAACGGCTTCAACCCCGAGGCGGTGCTGGCCGAGCTCTACCGCCAGACCCCCCTCGAGGAATCGTTCAGCATCAACAACGTCTGCCTCGTCGAGGGGCAACCGCGGACCTTGGGACTGCGCGAGCTGCTCATGGTCTACCTCTCCCATCGCATCGACGTGGTGCGCAGGCGCACGGTCTTCCAGCTGCGCAAGGCCAAGGATCGGCTCCACCTCGTCGAAGGTCTGCTCATCGCGATCCTCGACATCGACGAGGTCATCCAGCTCATCCGCTCCTCCGACGATGCGGCGACGGCCCGCACGCGGCTGATGGACGTCTTCGAGCTCTCCGAGCTGCAGGCGACCTACATCCTCGACCTGCAGCTGCGCAGGCTCACGAAGTTCTCGCGGCTCGAGCTCGAGGCCGAACGGGACGAACTGAAGAAGCGCATCGACTATCTCGAATCCCTGCTCGCCGATGAGGCGAAGCTGCGTGAACTCGTGGCCGCCGAGCTCGAAGCGACCGCCGAGGTCATCGGCTCGCCTCGGCGCACGGTACTCATCGAGGGGTCGATGAAGGAGCTGAGCGCCAAGGGCAAGAAGGCGCCGACGAACCTCAAGATCGCCGACTCCCCCTGTCGGGTGCTGCTCTCGACGTCCGGGCGAATCGCCCGCACCTCTGATGCCGCGCCGCTGGCACGTGAGGGACGCCGTTCGAGCCACGACGCGCTGCGCTCGGAGATCGTGACCACGACGCAGGGCAAGGTCGGCGCCGTGACCACTACCGGTCGGCTGCACATGGTCGATGTCGTCGACCTGCCCGCACTGCCGCCCGCGGCCGCGCGACCGAACGTCGCCGGCGGGGTGAAGATCGCCGAATACGCGGCACTGGAGAAGAACGAGAAGATCCTCGGCCTCATCGACCTCGACCGGGAGTTCGTCCTCGGCACCGCCCAAGGCGTGGTCAAGCGCGTCTCGGTGGCGGGGCGGCCGAACAAGAACGAGTGGGAGGCCATCACCCTCAAGGGCAAGGACGCCGTCATCGGCGTCGCTCAGCCCGAGGACATCGATGACTCCCTGGCCGTGTTCGTCACCTCGAACGCCCAACTGCTCGCCTTCGATGCCGCCGGCCTGCGCGCGCAGGGGTGGAATGCCTCGGGTGTGGCCGGGATCAAGGTCGCTGCCGAGGCGCAGGTGATCTTCTTCGGGATGACGCCGAAGGCGGCGAAGACCGATGAGGACGGCGACGCCGACGCTGGGCTCGGCAGCTTCGCCGTGGTCACCGTCGCCAGCGGTGAGAACTTCTACGGCGCCCCGTCGTCGTCGATCAAGGTCAGCGAGTTCTCCGAGTTCCCGACCAAGGGCAGGGCCACCTCGGGGGTGCGTGCGCACAGATTCCTCAAGGGAGAGTCCGAGCTGTCGCTGGCCTGGGTCGGCGATTCTCCGCAGGCCGCTGCCGCCGGCGGCGGCGCACGCACACTTCCGGCAGAACTGTCGCGACGAGATGGCACGGGTTCGCCTCTCGAGTCGAAGATCGATGTCATCGGCACGCTGCCCCGCCTCGGCGGCGCGGAGGCCGTGGACCACTCAGCCGTGCCAGGGGCCCCGCCGGATGATGCCGGCGCAGCGGGCGGTATCGGCGGAAGCGACGACGGACCGGGAGCACAGACGCCGTCGAAGCGGACGCCTGCAGATACGGGTAAGCGCGGTCAGCAGGGACTGGCGACGAGCTTCGACGGACTCGAGCCCGATCTCGATGAGGCCAAGGACGAGATCGCGCGATCGAAGTTCGACGACGAGGATGCGGTCATCGTCTCCCACGACCATGATGACGGAGACGACGACTCAGCTCTGTTCTGA
- a CDS encoding TetR/AcrR family transcriptional regulator — MISRRDVVTDSAIAVVAEQGVRGLTHRAVDALAELPVGSTSNVYRTRDALITGIMERIGELNSQQLERLPEQMRAQGADPTEVAVEFCMNWLTTDRNRFYTMMMLSLDPALPPEAVVAKEKNLRSIHDFIMRIAGIDADYARRVNSSVAGMMLSELVSGTADRDHVESYMREFLQWLNASRETS; from the coding sequence ATGATTTCGCGCAGAGACGTCGTCACCGACTCAGCGATCGCCGTAGTCGCCGAACAAGGAGTCCGCGGGCTCACGCACCGAGCCGTCGACGCCCTGGCAGAGCTGCCGGTGGGTTCGACGTCGAATGTCTACCGCACGCGCGATGCCCTGATCACCGGAATCATGGAGCGCATCGGCGAACTCAACTCCCAACAGCTCGAGCGCCTGCCCGAACAGATGCGCGCTCAGGGGGCCGATCCCACCGAGGTGGCCGTCGAGTTCTGCATGAACTGGCTGACCACAGACCGCAACCGGTTCTACACGATGATGATGCTCAGCCTCGACCCGGCGCTGCCGCCCGAGGCCGTCGTCGCCAAGGAGAAGAACCTGCGATCGATTCACGACTTCATCATGCGCATCGCGGGAATCGACGCCGACTACGCCCGCAGGGTCAACAGCTCCGTCGCCGGCATGATGCTCTCCGAGCTCGTCTCGGGGACTGCCGACCGTGACCACGTCGAGTCCTACATGAGGGAGTTCCTCCAGTGGCTCAACGCGAGCCGCGAAACCTCCTGA